The following coding sequences lie in one Mucilaginibacter sp. KACC 22773 genomic window:
- a CDS encoding SusC/RagA family TonB-linked outer membrane protein: MRKFDFSTFLKCCCFLLVLLGQSVYGYAQLALTSNNRFHTKAPGYAMQQVAENKVLLKDALENIKKQFNVQIAYQEGLLDNKFIPVSLFNNAKQFNLDENLKQLLAAFQLEYRKINDSQISIYSIRETTVNTAPVVAAVLIGKVVDEKDGLPVIGASVYLKADPKIGTSTDVMGNFKLVVPDKFTGKPLTLLIAYIGYNKEEVTVTDLTSPVQIKLKQNNSTLNEVVVTALGISKQRKSLGYSVTEVKGAEFTQARENNVANALTGKVAGVNAAGLSTGPGGSSRIVIRGNGGLAGDNQPLYVVNGMPIDNSVPGGAPTVNGITNNVDRGDGIAALNPDDIESISVLKGGTAAALYGSRAANGVILITTKKGRVQKGVGVEYNSTATYDNVAVFPDYQYEYGQGDGGVKPTTLATAQGTGRRSWGAKIDGSTDYVAVDGKTHPYTAQKDNLKNYYQTGSTYTNSLAFLGGNEAITYRFSAADLNSKGILPGTTYDRKTFNLALTSKLTNKISIEALAQYNIETGHNRTGAGDALGNPNWTPLEVANTVDIRWLKPGYDANGNEQVWNDAAIASNGYFVINKFKEDDVKDRFIGQGSVSYTPITNLIFKATLSRDFFNYNYSNILPTGTLYVPNGQYQSIKSDVSETNELVTVSYKTKIVSDFNGSVLGGVNSRKNITNQQTVNGSQFVIPYFYSSTNLATTSTTPYNAKIVTNSVFGSADFDYKSLVFLSFTGRKDWFSTLSSKNNSIFYPSVGGSFILSDAVKLPQFFTLAKLRASWAQVGGGAPDPYVINLTYSNVPSAGQPLQNVTSNNITNSALKPYTSTTTEAGLELQMLQNRLGIDVTLYDRKTTNDIVNTAISSTSGYNNVILNVGEVRNKGIEVALNGSPVKSKEFSWNVNYNVAYNDNNVVKLAPGLSTIQMATSVNGYALLNNTEGMSFGTLYGTHMVKNSSGQVVFNATTGLPVQSAYEPLGKSVAPLTMGLTNEFRYKRFSLNFLLDGKFGNKVFSLMEVYATRLGLMKSTLPGRENGLVLNGVDQTGAAYTRTVPVSGLRTYYDNYKIYSDLFTHDGSFVKLRQVILSYNLPGLDLKKIHIQSASISLVSRNLWTLYKKTKNFDPEESFTNSNTQGFESIGLPRTRSLGVNLAIKF; the protein is encoded by the coding sequence ATGCGAAAATTTGACTTTTCAACTTTTTTAAAATGTTGCTGTTTCTTGTTGGTGTTGCTCGGCCAGTCGGTTTACGGCTACGCTCAGCTGGCGCTTACCAGCAATAACAGGTTTCATACAAAAGCCCCTGGCTATGCCATGCAGCAGGTTGCCGAAAACAAAGTGCTGTTAAAGGACGCGCTTGAAAATATCAAAAAGCAATTCAATGTACAAATTGCTTACCAGGAAGGGTTGCTGGATAATAAATTTATACCGGTAAGCTTATTTAACAACGCCAAGCAGTTTAACCTTGATGAAAACCTGAAACAGTTACTGGCAGCTTTTCAGCTGGAATACCGAAAAATCAATGATAGCCAGATCTCTATCTACTCGATAAGAGAAACTACCGTTAATACCGCGCCGGTAGTTGCCGCTGTGTTAATAGGTAAAGTGGTTGACGAAAAAGACGGCCTGCCTGTTATTGGTGCATCGGTATATTTAAAGGCCGATCCTAAAATCGGGACTTCAACTGATGTAATGGGTAATTTTAAACTGGTGGTTCCCGATAAATTCACCGGGAAACCATTAACCTTATTGATTGCTTATATTGGTTATAATAAAGAGGAAGTTACCGTAACGGATTTAACATCGCCTGTTCAAATAAAATTGAAACAGAATAACAGCACGCTTAACGAGGTTGTGGTAACCGCACTTGGTATCAGTAAGCAAAGAAAATCATTGGGTTACTCTGTTACCGAAGTTAAAGGAGCCGAGTTTACCCAGGCCCGCGAAAATAACGTTGCCAATGCGCTTACTGGTAAAGTAGCGGGTGTAAATGCTGCAGGTTTATCAACAGGACCGGGCGGTTCAAGCCGTATAGTTATACGTGGTAATGGTGGCCTTGCCGGCGATAACCAACCCCTTTACGTAGTAAACGGTATGCCTATTGATAATAGCGTACCCGGCGGTGCACCAACCGTAAACGGTATTACCAATAACGTTGACCGCGGCGATGGTATAGCCGCTTTAAACCCTGACGACATCGAGTCCATCAGCGTATTAAAGGGAGGTACTGCGGCGGCTTTGTATGGTTCACGGGCAGCAAACGGTGTTATATTAATTACCACCAAAAAAGGAAGGGTTCAAAAAGGAGTAGGAGTTGAATATAATTCAACGGCCACTTATGATAACGTTGCAGTTTTTCCAGATTATCAATATGAATATGGCCAGGGTGATGGCGGCGTAAAACCAACAACGTTGGCCACTGCCCAGGGCACCGGCAGGCGTTCGTGGGGTGCAAAAATTGACGGTTCGACAGATTATGTTGCTGTTGATGGTAAAACACATCCTTATACTGCTCAAAAAGATAACCTTAAAAATTATTATCAAACCGGGAGTACTTACACCAATAGCCTTGCATTCCTGGGCGGCAATGAGGCCATCACATATCGTTTCTCGGCTGCCGACCTGAATAGCAAAGGTATTTTGCCGGGTACAACTTATGATCGTAAAACCTTTAACCTGGCTTTAACCAGTAAGTTAACCAATAAAATATCCATAGAAGCATTGGCGCAGTATAATATCGAAACTGGTCATAATCGCACCGGGGCCGGTGATGCATTGGGAAACCCTAACTGGACTCCGCTTGAGGTTGCAAATACCGTTGATATACGCTGGCTTAAACCAGGCTACGATGCCAACGGTAATGAGCAGGTGTGGAATGATGCCGCCATCGCTTCAAATGGTTACTTCGTGATTAATAAATTTAAAGAAGATGACGTTAAAGATCGTTTTATAGGTCAGGGGTCAGTATCGTACACACCGATAACGAACCTGATTTTCAAAGCCACCTTAAGTCGCGACTTTTTTAATTACAATTATTCAAACATACTACCAACAGGTACATTGTACGTTCCCAATGGGCAATATCAGTCGATAAAGTCAGATGTGTCTGAAACCAACGAACTGGTGACCGTATCATACAAAACAAAAATTGTAAGCGATTTTAATGGCTCGGTATTAGGCGGTGTAAACAGTCGTAAAAACATAACAAATCAACAAACCGTAAATGGTTCGCAGTTTGTTATTCCTTATTTTTACAGCTCAACCAACCTTGCCACAACGTCAACTACTCCTTATAATGCCAAAATAGTTACTAACTCGGTGTTTGGTTCGGCCGATTTTGATTACAAAAGCCTTGTATTCTTATCATTCACCGGCCGAAAGGATTGGTTTTCTACATTAAGCTCTAAAAATAACAGCATTTTTTATCCAAGTGTGGGTGGTAGCTTTATATTGTCAGATGCTGTTAAACTACCTCAGTTTTTTACCCTGGCCAAGCTGAGGGCCTCATGGGCGCAGGTAGGCGGTGGTGCTCCTGATCCTTATGTAATTAATCTTACTTATAGCAATGTTCCAAGTGCCGGGCAGCCATTACAAAATGTTACCAGTAATAACATTACCAATAGTGCGCTTAAACCTTACACCTCTACGACTACCGAAGCGGGTCTTGAATTGCAGATGCTGCAGAATCGCTTAGGCATTGATGTTACCTTATATGATCGTAAAACCACAAATGATATTGTAAATACGGCTATCTCATCAACTTCGGGTTATAATAATGTAATCCTGAATGTTGGCGAAGTGCGTAACAAGGGTATCGAGGTTGCTTTAAACGGTTCGCCTGTAAAATCAAAAGAATTTAGCTGGAACGTTAACTATAATGTTGCATATAACGACAATAACGTAGTAAAACTTGCCCCTGGCCTGTCGACAATTCAAATGGCGACATCTGTAAATGGTTATGCGTTGTTAAATAATACAGAGGGAATGTCATTTGGTACTTTATATGGAACACATATGGTTAAAAACAGCAGCGGACAAGTGGTATTCAATGCAACTACAGGTTTGCCTGTTCAATCAGCATATGAACCACTCGGCAAAAGCGTTGCTCCGCTTACCATGGGTTTAACTAACGAATTCAGGTACAAACGTTTTTCATTAAACTTCCTGCTTGATGGTAAGTTTGGTAATAAGGTGTTCTCATTAATGGAGGTGTACGCTACCCGTTTAGGTTTAATGAAATCAACGCTGCCTGGCCGTGAAAATGGTTTAGTGCTAAATGGTGTAGATCAAACCGGGGCTGCTTATACGCGCACCGTACCGGTAAGTGGCTTACGTACATATTATGACAACTATAAAATTTATTCAGACCTGTTTACCCATGACGGAAGCTTTGTAAAACTTCGCCAGGTTATTTTGTCATATAATTTACCCGGTCTCGATCTTAAAAAGATTCATATTCAGTCGGCAAGTATTTCATTGGTGTCGCGTAACCTGTGGACGCTTTACAAAAAGACAAAGAATTTTGATCCCGAAGAGAGCTTCACCAACAGTAACACGCAGGGTTTTGAATCCATTGGTTTGCCGCGTACCCGCTCACTTGGTGTAAACCTGGCCATTAAATTCTAA
- a CDS encoding FecR family protein yields MEIAKYGTYTLQDFLDDDAFLQFVINPTKNDINFWQSVTAMYPAQKEIIDEATQIILAYRKQDVFTNEANQQKVWNRIEGTLHGKRTVKQKVFRLNTFLRVAAMILLVSSVGIAFWMLKYNSKNEVVTAFGELRTVTLPDNSIVILNGNSKLSYANNWDKKAREVWISGEGFFSVKHINKDPRHIKATERFIVHCNDVNIEVLGTSFNVRNRHNKTNVGLVSGKIMLEYLDQASHNNRLLVMKPGDYVEYAHRKVVTQKKLAVPEKLTQWTNHQLLFNNATLSQIGEVMTDDYGYHIDYTDPAIANLKIEGEISVSNVDELLETISTTLSVKVTQTDKNITITKN; encoded by the coding sequence ATGGAGATTGCAAAATACGGCACTTATACCCTACAGGATTTTTTAGATGATGACGCTTTTCTTCAGTTCGTTATCAACCCCACTAAAAATGATATCAACTTTTGGCAATCGGTTACAGCTATGTACCCTGCTCAAAAAGAAATTATTGACGAAGCTACCCAAATTATATTGGCTTACCGTAAGCAGGATGTTTTCACAAACGAAGCAAACCAACAAAAAGTTTGGAACCGTATTGAAGGTACATTACACGGTAAAAGGACAGTAAAACAAAAAGTATTCCGCTTAAACACCTTCTTGCGTGTAGCCGCGATGATCTTATTGGTATCATCAGTTGGAATAGCGTTCTGGATGCTGAAATACAATTCAAAGAATGAAGTAGTTACCGCTTTTGGCGAATTGCGTACCGTTACCCTGCCCGATAATTCGATAGTGATACTTAACGGTAACTCCAAATTATCATATGCCAATAACTGGGACAAAAAGGCGAGGGAAGTTTGGATCAGCGGTGAAGGTTTTTTCAGTGTAAAACATATTAATAAAGATCCCCGCCATATAAAAGCTACCGAAAGATTTATTGTGCATTGCAACGATGTTAATATCGAAGTGTTAGGCACCTCCTTTAACGTACGTAACAGACATAATAAAACCAATGTAGGCCTGGTAAGTGGTAAAATTATGCTCGAATATCTCGACCAGGCATCGCATAACAACCGGTTGCTGGTGATGAAACCGGGCGATTATGTGGAATACGCACACCGGAAGGTGGTAACCCAAAAGAAGCTTGCTGTGCCCGAGAAATTAACACAGTGGACAAACCACCAATTACTTTTTAACAATGCTACGTTATCACAAATCGGCGAGGTCATGACCGACGATTATGGATATCACATTGATTATACCGACCCGGCTATTGCCAATCTGAAAATTGAAGGAGAGATAAGTGTATCAAACGTTGACGAACTTTTGGAAACTATCTCCACTACATTATCGGTAAAGGTCACCCAAACAGACAAAAACATCACAATCACAAAAAATTAA
- a CDS encoding RNA polymerase sigma factor — MSESIVGVYGDNVATWLAFKEGSWDAYTQLYNDYFKVLNNYGYKFTRDVNIIEDAIHDLFIKLWTNRAGLGNPVSVKNYLYKSLRGIIFRKMQGQSRFVDLESETDYNFSFEISFDHQIIANEEERELQHKIKTVVKTLPARQQEIIYLRFYEGLGYEEISDIMEININSTYKLLYKAFNNLQGALKTSKLVIVIGLYGCLGTHIHSN, encoded by the coding sequence ATGTCTGAAAGTATTGTAGGTGTTTATGGCGACAATGTTGCAACGTGGCTTGCCTTTAAAGAGGGCAGTTGGGACGCCTATACCCAGCTTTACAATGATTATTTTAAAGTACTCAATAATTATGGGTACAAATTTACCCGCGATGTAAACATTATTGAGGATGCTATTCATGACTTGTTTATTAAACTTTGGACAAACCGGGCAGGCCTCGGCAATCCGGTGTCGGTAAAAAACTATTTATATAAATCGCTTCGCGGTATTATTTTTCGCAAAATGCAGGGGCAATCGCGTTTTGTGGATTTGGAATCAGAAACCGATTACAATTTTTCTTTCGAGATCTCATTTGATCACCAGATTATTGCCAATGAAGAGGAACGCGAGCTTCAGCATAAAATAAAAACGGTAGTAAAAACTTTGCCGGCCAGGCAGCAGGAAATCATCTACCTGCGTTTTTACGAAGGCCTGGGCTATGAGGAGATATCCGATATTATGGAAATCAACATCAACTCTACTTATAAGCTGCTTTACAAAGCGTTCAACAACTTGCAGGGCGCGCTAAAAACTTCAAAACTGGTCATTGTAATTGGCCTTTATGGCTGTTTAGGTACCCATATTCACTCAAATTAA
- a CDS encoding helix-turn-helix domain-containing protein — protein MKDEEKLIFNNLKEQYIHFGLPADGIDEKTDFAIHNLKDVHTILPYQSLIFRPNFFSFVFVKNGYGRYTTDELVFDTVPGTIYFTNPGHYKSYNWHKIEEIYLITLSESFLKENVHKDIFEEFPFLLAETVQPRVLSSDAFSEFEQLYLLINKEYQNHSAYRNRIIGNLFVVLLLKIKEYFWKDYNPIYEGNRSSQIVKEFKRMLEKHYRDLGNGLIEKAYRVQDYADAQSLHPNYLSNVIKIKTGKPIGTWITEKTISEARALLQNSTIAIKEIAYRLGFSESTHFSNYFKKHTGLSPVLFRKQHIAATS, from the coding sequence ATGAAAGACGAGGAAAAACTAATTTTTAACAATCTTAAAGAGCAATACATCCATTTTGGATTGCCTGCGGATGGTATTGATGAAAAAACCGATTTTGCTATTCATAACCTGAAGGATGTGCATACTATCCTCCCCTATCAATCGCTCATTTTCAGGCCTAACTTTTTCTCGTTTGTATTTGTAAAAAACGGATATGGCAGGTATACAACCGATGAACTGGTGTTTGATACTGTACCCGGAACTATATATTTTACAAATCCGGGGCATTATAAATCATATAACTGGCATAAGATAGAAGAAATATACCTGATTACGCTTAGCGAATCATTCCTGAAAGAGAATGTTCACAAGGATATTTTTGAAGAGTTTCCGTTCCTGCTTGCCGAAACGGTTCAGCCCCGCGTTCTGTCATCAGATGCATTTTCGGAGTTTGAGCAGCTGTACCTGCTGATAAATAAGGAATATCAAAATCACAGTGCTTATCGTAACCGTATCATCGGGAACCTGTTTGTGGTATTGTTGTTAAAGATAAAGGAATACTTTTGGAAGGACTATAACCCCATTTATGAAGGCAACCGCAGTTCGCAAATTGTAAAAGAGTTTAAACGAATGCTGGAAAAACATTACCGCGACCTGGGTAATGGCTTAATTGAAAAAGCATACCGGGTACAGGATTATGCCGATGCCCAAAGCCTGCACCCTAATTACCTGAGCAACGTTATCAAAATAAAAACCGGTAAGCCCATTGGCACCTGGATAACGGAAAAAACCATATCGGAAGCCAGGGCATTGCTGCAAAACTCAACTATAGCTATTAAGGAGATTGCCTACAGGTTGGGCTTTTCCGAGTCGACCCATTTTAGCAATTACTTTAAAAAACATACGGGTCTGTCGCCAGTCTTATTCAGGAAACAGCACATAGCCGCTACATCTTAG
- a CDS encoding SDR family oxidoreductase encodes MNTLAGKVILVTGASRGIGAAVAHKLAQAGAKVIINYAGGFEAAAQTVNSIKAAGGDAIALQADVSKADEVAAMFDAAIAHYGKIDVLVNNAGIMITKLLKDTTDEDFTRQFDINVRGTFNTMRQAATKLADNGSIINFSSTTTRVMMPTYGTYVATKAAVEQLTRVFSKEVGARGINVNSVSPGPTNTELFTKGKPQEVIDRLASLSAFNRIGEPEDIAKIVVFLASDDAKWISAQNIGANGAMA; translated from the coding sequence ATGAACACATTAGCAGGAAAAGTAATTTTAGTAACCGGGGCCTCAAGAGGCATTGGTGCAGCAGTAGCCCACAAACTGGCACAAGCCGGTGCAAAAGTAATTATTAATTACGCCGGCGGATTTGAAGCAGCCGCACAAACCGTAAACTCCATTAAAGCAGCCGGTGGCGATGCTATAGCCCTGCAAGCCGATGTAAGCAAAGCCGATGAAGTAGCCGCCATGTTTGATGCCGCCATTGCACACTATGGCAAAATTGACGTATTGGTAAACAACGCCGGCATCATGATAACCAAACTCCTGAAAGATACTACCGACGAGGATTTTACCCGCCAGTTTGACATCAATGTACGCGGCACGTTTAATACTATGCGCCAGGCAGCAACCAAGCTGGCCGATAACGGCAGCATTATAAATTTCTCGTCAACTACTACCCGGGTAATGATGCCAACTTATGGTACTTATGTTGCCACCAAAGCAGCAGTTGAGCAACTAACCCGTGTATTTAGCAAAGAGGTTGGCGCAAGGGGCATCAATGTAAACTCCGTATCTCCGGGCCCTACCAATACCGAATTGTTTACCAAGGGCAAACCACAGGAAGTAATTGACCGGCTGGCATCACTCTCGGCCTTTAACCGTATCGGCGAGCCTGAAGATATTGCCAAAATAGTAGTATTCCTGGCCAGCGACGACGCCAAATGGATAAGTGCGCAAAACATTGGCGCAAATGGCGCGATGGCTTAA
- a CDS encoding glucose 1-dehydrogenase: MNSLNNKVALITGSARGLGKAIAERYAALGADIVINYSRDKASAEEVVSNIAAMGAKVIAVQADVSKVADIERLFAEAKKAFGKIDIVVANAGIELVETPVVDFTEEQFDRVFSINTKGTYFTMQQAAKNVEDNGRIIYIASSTTSFPVPGMAVYGGSKTTPRYLVDILSKEIGHKGITVNSIIPFAVDHSGIFAEAGSYPELRKQLLDSCPMGRLAEVEDVANAAEFFASDLSSFVNGQHLLVNGGATN, translated from the coding sequence ATGAACTCATTAAATAATAAGGTAGCATTAATAACAGGATCGGCACGTGGATTAGGTAAGGCGATAGCTGAGCGCTACGCGGCGTTAGGGGCCGATATTGTAATCAATTATTCGCGGGATAAGGCATCGGCAGAAGAAGTGGTTAGTAATATAGCCGCCATGGGCGCAAAGGTTATAGCTGTACAAGCCGATGTAAGCAAAGTGGCTGATATTGAAAGATTGTTTGCCGAAGCTAAAAAGGCATTCGGTAAAATAGATATTGTAGTGGCCAACGCAGGTATCGAGCTTGTAGAAACTCCGGTAGTTGATTTTACCGAAGAACAGTTTGACAGGGTATTTTCCATTAACACTAAAGGAACTTACTTTACAATGCAACAGGCAGCCAAAAATGTAGAGGATAACGGCCGTATCATTTACATAGCATCCAGCACAACATCATTTCCGGTGCCAGGGATGGCTGTTTATGGCGGCAGCAAAACAACGCCACGTTACCTGGTTGATATATTATCAAAAGAGATAGGTCATAAAGGAATTACTGTAAACTCTATTATCCCTTTTGCGGTTGATCATTCAGGGATATTTGCCGAAGCCGGTAGTTATCCTGAATTAAGGAAACAATTGCTTGATAGCTGCCCGATGGGCCGCCTGGCCGAAGTTGAAGATGTGGCCAACGCTGCCGAATTTTTTGCAAGCGATCTGTCGTCATTTGTTAATGGACAGCACCTGCTGGTAAATGGCGGCGCAACAAATTAA
- a CDS encoding SGNH/GDSL hydrolase family protein has translation MKRTFFLALSLCFAVNLYGQQSIPDTAKEDFKDDWAALSHYKKENQQIGEPKPGEKRVVFLGSSIFEFWKARVPEFFAGRPYLDRGISGQISPQLLIRFRQDVIDLKAKAVIILAGSNDIAANTGHVSNQTIMDNVRSMAELAKLHGIKVILCQYLPVFDYPWRKGLKPADKIISLNNEIKAYAEANNFTLLDYFSPLADERNGQKAELTTDGVHPNAAGYKIMAKVTEEAIAKALK, from the coding sequence ATGAAACGCACTTTTTTCCTGGCTTTATCCTTGTGTTTTGCTGTAAATCTGTATGGCCAGCAAAGCATACCCGATACGGCAAAAGAAGATTTTAAAGATGATTGGGCTGCCCTATCGCACTATAAAAAAGAAAACCAGCAGATAGGCGAACCTAAGCCCGGCGAAAAGCGCGTGGTGTTTTTAGGCAGTTCGATATTTGAGTTCTGGAAAGCCAGGGTACCCGAATTCTTTGCCGGCCGTCCATATCTCGACCGCGGTATTTCCGGACAGATTTCGCCGCAGTTGTTAATCCGTTTCAGGCAGGATGTAATTGATTTGAAAGCCAAAGCGGTTATTATACTGGCCGGCAGCAACGATATTGCCGCCAATACCGGGCATGTGAGTAACCAAACTATCATGGATAATGTACGTTCGATGGCCGAATTAGCTAAGCTGCATGGTATCAAAGTAATCCTTTGTCAATACCTCCCGGTATTTGATTATCCATGGCGTAAAGGCCTTAAGCCGGCCGATAAGATCATCAGCTTAAATAACGAAATTAAGGCGTATGCCGAAGCTAATAACTTTACCTTGCTCGACTACTTTTCGCCACTGGCTGATGAGCGCAATGGGCAAAAAGCCGAATTAACAACCGATGGTGTACATCCCAATGCAGCAGGTTATAAAATTATGGCAAAGGTTACCGAAGAAGCTATAGCCAAAGCATTAAAATAA
- a CDS encoding DUF2238 domain-containing protein has translation MKKYYLLVFLFFAGLIGSGIYAHDYFTWILEVFPAILGFIALVLTFNKFRFSYFTYIMILAHCYVLFIGGHYTYALVPLFDWVKEFFHQARNNYDKVGHFTQGFVPALITRELFIRKNIIQKRCWLAVLTVCVCTTISVLYEFLEWFVSVASGSSGDSFLGTQGDIWDTQSDMLFAMIGATCMVIFFAKLQDRQIRDLGPAK, from the coding sequence ATGAAAAAATACTACCTGTTAGTGTTCCTGTTTTTTGCCGGCTTAATAGGCTCGGGCATATACGCGCATGACTATTTCACCTGGATATTAGAAGTTTTTCCGGCAATTTTAGGTTTCATTGCCCTGGTTTTAACATTCAACAAATTCAGGTTCAGTTATTTTACTTACATTATGATACTGGCACATTGTTATGTATTATTTATAGGAGGCCATTATACATATGCGCTGGTGCCGTTGTTTGATTGGGTAAAAGAGTTTTTTCACCAGGCACGTAATAACTACGATAAAGTTGGCCATTTTACCCAGGGCTTTGTACCTGCCCTGATAACCCGCGAATTATTCATCAGGAAAAATATTATCCAAAAACGCTGCTGGCTGGCCGTACTGACGGTTTGCGTTTGTACCACTATCAGTGTGTTATATGAGTTTTTAGAGTGGTTTGTATCCGTGGCTTCAGGCTCATCCGGCGATTCATTTTTAGGCACCCAGGGCGATATCTGGGATACGCAATCAGATATGTTGTTCGCCATGATAGGCGCAACCTGCATGGTTATATTTTTTGCAAAGTTACAGGATAGGCAAATAAGGGATTTAGGGCCGGCGAAATAA
- a CDS encoding response regulator, translating to MSKKIFVVEDDADLSDAIQMILHDEGYRTVASLDKNSIKGVILHMPDMVLVDYKLKDGFGSELCVAIKKHPLTYHIPVILISGYPDLADIAKACGADAWLSKPFELADLTRLVDHYLKRAA from the coding sequence ATGAGTAAAAAAATATTTGTTGTTGAAGACGATGCAGATCTGTCTGACGCGATACAGATGATCCTGCATGATGAGGGCTACCGTACCGTTGCTTCGTTGGATAAAAACTCAATAAAAGGGGTTATATTACACATGCCAGATATGGTGTTGGTTGATTATAAGCTTAAAGATGGCTTTGGGAGCGAACTTTGCGTTGCTATCAAAAAACATCCGTTAACCTATCATATACCTGTAATATTGATTTCCGGTTATCCTGATTTGGCCGATATTGCTAAGGCATGCGGTGCCGACGCCTGGTTGAGTAAACCATTTGAACTGGCCGATCTTACCCGCCTGGTTGACCATTATTTGAAACGCGCAGCTTAG